The genomic region GGTTGGCGGAGCTCGCCGGGGCTGAGCTGGAAGAGAGGCTGCGTGAGGAGGCCGTGGACGTAACCCTCCCCGGCGTTCCCTATCCCAAAGGACACCTTCACCCCACGCAAAGGATCATAGACGAGGTCGTTGATTTCTTCGTGGGGCTGGGCTACCGGGTCGCGGAAGGGCCGGAGGTCGAGACCGACTACTACAACTTTACCGCGCTCAACATCCCACCCGGCCACCCGGCTCGCAGCATGCAGGATACCTTCTTCCTCGACGAAGGGCTGGTCCTCCGGACCCACACCTCGCCGGTGCAGGTCCGGACGATGCTCTCGCAGGAGCCGCCGGTCTACGTGGTCGTTCCCGGCAGGGTCTACCGGCGCGATTCCGACCCCACCCACACCCCGATGTTCCACCAGATAGAGGGGCTCGCCGTCGACCGGGGTCTCTCGCTCGCCCATCTCAAAGGCACGCTCGCGGCGATGGCCCGGCACGTCTTCGGTGAGGGCGTCGGTATACGCCTCAGGCCCAGCTACTTTCAGTTCACCGAGCCGAGCGTCGAGCTGGACGTGAGCTGCTTCGTCTGCGGCGGGGCCGATCCGGATTGTCGGGTGTGTAAGGGGGCCGGCTGGCTGGAGATGCTCGGGGCCGGGATGGTGGACCCGGCGGTCCTGGAGGAGGTCGGCTACGACTCCGAGGAGTATACCGGGTTCGCCTTCGGGATGGGGCCGGATCGGATGGCGATGGTCAAGTACGGCATCCCGGACCTGAGGCTTTTCTTCGAGGGTGATCTGCGCTTCCTACGTCAATTCTGAAGGAGTCCCGATTTGCGCGTTCCGCTTGGCTGGCTGCGAGAATACGTAGACTTCGAGCTCTCCGCGGAGGAGCTCGCCGAGCTCTTCTCCCTGCACAGTCAGGAGGTCGAGGGTATAGACCATCTGGGCGTCCTCGACGGCGAGGTGGTGGTGGGCGAGGTGGTGGAGTTCGGCCCCCATCCCAACGCCGATCGGCTCTTCGTGGCGAAGGTAGACCTGGGGGGCGAGGAGGTGCAGATAGTGGCCGGCGCCTCCAATCCCTATCCCGGAGCTCGGGTGCCGGTGGTTCTGCCGGGCAGCACCCTCGCCGGCGTCGGGAAGATAAGGAAGGCCAGGTTGCGCGGGCTGGAGTCCTACGGGATGATGATGAGCGAGCGCGAGCTCGGCGTCTCTGGCGACCACGAGGGGATACTGCTCCTCGACGGTGACTTCGAGGTCGGACGCCCGCTCTCGGATTACTTCCCGGTCGGGGAGACCGTGCTCGATATAGACGTGATGCCGAACCGACCGGATCTGTGGGGCATGATCGGGGTGGCCAGGGAGCTCTCCGCGATCCTCCGCACGGGTTTCCGGGTGTCGGAGGTGGACTTTGATACGCGCGGGGACAAGACCGCCGAATTCACCCTGCGGGTGGAAGAGCCGGATCTCTGTCCCCGCTACGACCTGAGGCGTGTGAGCTCGCTCACGCAGGGACGGGCGCCGGTCTGGATGCGCCGCAGGATACATGCTGCCGGCATGCGCCCGATCAACGGCATCGTCGACGTGACCAACTACGTGATGCTCGAGACCGGGCAGCCTATCCACGCCTTCGACTCGTCCAAGGTGCGACGCGGGATCGTGGTGCGCCGCGCCGGCGCCGGGGAGAGGCTCACCCTGCTCGACGGCTCGACCCGCACTCTGGACGCTGACACGCTCGTCATCGCCGACGAGGAGCGTCCGCTGGTCGTCGCGGGGGTGATGGGCGCGGAGGACGCCGAGGTCGGAGAGGAGACCTCGGATGTGCTCGTGGAGGTCGCGACCTTCGACGGACGCAGCATCCTCGAGACCTCCTCCAGGCTGGGGTTGCGCACCGACGCCTCCGGGCGATTCGAGCGCGGGCTCGACCCGAACATGGTCGACTACGCGATGGGTCGGGTGTGCCAGCTGCTTTCGGGTCTTTACGGCGGACAGGTGGCCCCGGATGTGCTGAGGCACTATCCCGAGCCGGTCGAACCGTGGCGGGTTCCGCTCCGACTCGAGAGGTCCGCACTCCTGCTCGGTGTGGAGGTGGATGACAGGGAGGCTGGCGAGGTTCTGGAAGGGCTCGGATGCGAGGTCTCGAGAGAGCAGGAGAGAGCTTTCTCGGTCATGGTCCCCACGTTCCGGCGCGATCTCAGGCGCGAGGTCGATCTCATCGAGGAGATCGGCAGGATCGTCGGGCTGGAGAGGGTTCCAGAGGAGGTGCCCTCCACGAACCTCCCCGGAGGTCTGAGCGTACCACAGCGCAGGCTCCGTACACTCCGGCGTCTGCTCGCGGACCTCGGTCTCGCCGAGACGATAACCTATCCGTTTGGGCCGGATCTATGGGAGGAGGTGCTGGGGCTGCCTGGTGATCCCGTGCGCATCCAAAACCCCCTTAGCTCCGAGGAGAACAACCTGCGGCGCTCCCTGTTGCCGGGGCTCTTGGGGGCGGCTGCCCGCAACCGTGCTTTCGGGGAACGTGGCGGGGCTCTCTTCGAGATAGGGAAGACCTTCGAGCTGCTGGAGGTCGGAGAGCGCGAGGCCGCGCTCCGCTTCCGGTTCTCCGGGGAGTCGTCAGGGGGGCTGGAGGAGGTCTCCCTCGTTGGGGTCGGGGAGCGTTCCCGGCTGGGGGTACTGATGTTCGGCTCTTTCCAGCCTCAGGGCTGGAACGCTCCCGAGCGCCGGGCAGGGTACTTCGAGGTTCGGGGTATCGCCGAGAGGGTGGTGCCCGGTGCTCTCTTCGAACCCCCGGAGGGTGATGCGCTCCCGGCGTTTTTGCATCCGGGACGGTCGGCGTGGATATCGAGTAATGGGAGCCGGGTCGGTTGGATCGGGGAGCTTCACCCGGAAACCGCCGAGAATTTCGACCTGCAGGGGATGCCGGTCGCGTTCTTCGAGGTGGAGCTCTCGTCCTGCGATCCAGACCCCGAGCCGCGCTTCGAGCCTTTCGTGAACGTGCCCGCGGTGGGGCGCGACCTCGCGGTGGTGGTTGACCGTGGGGTGAGAGTCGGTGATATGATGCGTGAGATAAGGAGCCTCGAGGTTCCGATCCTGGCCGGGTTCTGGCTCTTCGACGTCTACGAGGGTGAGCAGGTGCCTGAAGGAAAGAAGAGCGTCGCCTTCGGTTTCAGCTTCCAGGGAGACAGGACCCTCACGGACGAGGAGGTCGATGCGGAGCTCGATCGCATCGCCTCCCGGCTGCACGAGCGCTTCGGCGCAGAGGTAAGGGGACGGTAGAGTCCGTTCGCGCCCCTCTGGGCTAGGGGGTCTCCCTGCCCCGCTCCTCTTCTGGATTCCCTCTCTCCTTCCTCTGCTCCCACTCCACCTTCGAGAGGGACATCAGGATGGCGTCATGGAGTCTTTCGCCGCGCCTTACCGCCCGGTTCATCCGCCCGTCCTCGTGGAATCCCAGCTTCCGATAGGCCGAGATGGCCCGCTCGTTGAACTCAAAGACCGAGAGGCCGACCCGCTCCAGCCGCAGCGTGCCGAAGGCGTGATCCAGGAGCAGGCCGATCGCCTCCGGTCCGTAGCCCTTCCCCCTGCTCTCCGGCGGTCCGAGCATGACCGAAAGATCCGCCGAACCCTTCGTCCGGTTGATGTTCACCAGGCTTATTATCCCGATCGGTTCGTCCTCTCCTCTCACGTGGATAGCGAAGGATTCCTCGGTGGGGGATGCCTCCCGGTCCCGGAAGAGTCTCTCCGACTCGCGCCGGGTCAGCGGGGCCGGGGCCCAGCTGGTGAGGTTCCATATCTCTTCGTCTGCGTACCACTCACCGTAGAGAGGGTAGTGTCTGCGCGAGTGGTGCCTGAGCTCCACCCTTTCCCCGGTCAGCTTCCGCGGCCTTCGTATGAGCCTCATGCAAGAAATATATCCGTTTCGGAATCTCCCCGCTATGTTAAGATTCGTTCAACATGAAGGTCATGCGGGATCGTATCGTGCCCCTGGGATTTGGCAAATACGTTCGCTCGGACAGGATCGTGGCGCTCGTGCCCATCGAGGAGGATCGTGGGAGCGGTCGTCGGACGCTGGTGTACGTCGAGGGGGTGGACGAGCCGATCGTGGCCGGGCGCACCGAGTCGACCATCCTGCGGGATATGGTTGGTGAGGAGAGCGGATACGCGGAGCTCCTGCGCGAGCTGCAGGCTCAGATAGGACAGGTGCGGCCACTCCTCAAGGCTTCGATACGCTCCGAGGCGGGGTTGGATCTCGACGAACTCTCCCGCCGGATCTCCGAACTCACCGGCGAGCGATGAGCCTCGGCGAGCCGCTCCCGGCCGACTTTTTCGACCGCGACCCCCGGGAGGTGGCGGTGGACATCATCGGGTTCGTGCTGGCGCACCGTTCTCCGGAAGGGGTCACCTCTGGGATTATCGTTGAAACCGAGGCTTACCGCCCGGATGACCCCGCCTGCCACGCGTACCGCGGGCCCACGATGCGCAACCGGACGATCTTTGGGCCACCCGGGCTGGCCTACGTTTACCTCTCATACGGGATGCACAGCATGCTCAACGTGGTCTGCGAGCCAGAAGGCGTGGGGAGCGCGGTGCTCGTCAGGGCCCTGCGCCCGCTGGAGGGGAAGGATCTCATGGCCCGCCGCCGGGGGCGTTCGTCGCATCTGTGCGACGGACCGGGCCGGCTTGCCCAGGCTCTCGGTATAGGGCTCCACCACGATGGTTGCGACCTCACCCGGGGGCCCATTGTCCTGCGCCCCGGTGCTCCCCCGGAGGGGGAGATCGTATCGACCACCAGGGTTGGCATCAGCCGCGGAACCGGGCTGCCTTGGCGATATCTCCTGCTCGGGGACCCGGACGTCTCGGTGCACCCGAAGGTGGTTTTCGAGCGGGGTCTGGTACGCTCAGACTACCTCGCCGGTAGCGGGTTGCCGTAGAAATCGGTTGCGTCCGACCCAGAGGGGGGCTTCACGCCGTCGAACCTCTCCACCGGCTCACCCTGCAGCGCCCGCTGCATATAGTCGTGCCAGATGATGGTGGGTGTCGGGGCGTCGCCTATCTGCTGTGCCTCCGGCCCGATGATTCCTTCGAGAGTCTTCCCACCCTTCGCATAGCCCATCCATACCGCGGTGGTGAGCTGCGGTGTGGAGCCGATGAACCACGAATCGAAGAAATTCTCCGAGGTTCCGGTCTTCCCTGCTACCTGACGCCCCGGGAGGGCGGCCTCCCGCGCAATACCCTGGGTCACGTCGCCAATCATGATGCTCAGGGTTTTCCGGGCGACGTCCTTCGGGATCACACGCTCGCCTCCTGGGCTGGCCGGGGCATCGTAGAGGATCTTCTCCCTGCCTTTGCCCTCCTCCCGCATCACCCGGACGATCGCCCTGGGTTTCAGCCTGCGGCCCTCGTTGGCTATCGTGGCGTAGCCCTGTGCCATTTCGAGCGGTGAGGTCTCCTTCGTCCCGAGAACCACCGACGGGCCTGGATTTCTGCCGTAGTCTGCCTCTACACCGGCCTCTCTCGCTACTTCGACGACCTTTTCTGGTCCGTCTTTCAGGCCCCGGCCTTTCGCGTTGGTGACGAGGTCGGTGAAGACCGTGTTGTCCGACTGCCAGAGGGCGTTCTCCAGCGTGATCGGCCCGCGCTCTATACCACCGTAGTTGTCGACCTTCCAGACCTCGGTCCTGCCTCCGGGCTTTCTGAGGTGGTAGGTTTTCTTCTCCGAAACGTACTCTCTCTTCGGGCTTATGACCTGCTCGATCGCCGCTATCAGCGCGAACGGCTTGAAGGAACTGCCCGGCTGCCGGCGACCCTGGGTCGCCAGGTTGAAGTCGGACTTCCCGCCATGACCGCCGATCATCGCCTTTATGTCGCCGGTTCTCGGGTCAAGAGAGACTAGTGCTGCGTCCGGATAACCGGGGTGGGAGAGGTGGCCGGAAGGCCCGTAGAGCACATCCCAGGCCGACGTCTGGTCTTCGAGGTCCAGCGTCGTGTAAACGCTCAGGTTTCCTTCCAGCACGGCGCGGGTTCCGTACCGCCTCGTCAGCTCCTGCTCGACCATCGCCGCGAAGTCTCTGGTGAGCATCGGGGCTTCGAGTCCGCTCCCGTGTGGAGGGCTGGAGGGCCATCTCTCCGGCATGGGTTCGTGGAGCGCTCTTTCGTAGTCCTGCTCCGTGATGTAACCGGCCCCGAGCATCTTCTTCAGGACGAGATCCCGCTGTTTTCGGGCGGCTTCTTTGTCGGACCCGAGCGTGGATGGTGACCACAGGAGCCCCACCAGCGTGGCTGCCTCTGCGGTAGTGAGGTCTTTCACCGGTTTTCCGAAGTAGGTCTCCGAGGCGGCCCCCACGCCGTAGGCGTTGTTCCCGAAGTAGACGGTGTTGAGATACTTCGCCAGGATCTCGTCCTTCGAGTAGTGGCGCTCTATCTCGATCGAGATCAGAGCCTCCCTCAGCTTGCGGGTGAGCGTGGGAGCCGGGCTGAGATAGGCGTTCTTGACGTACTGCTGGGTGATGGTCGAGGCTCCCTGCACCGTTCTCCCGGCCTTCAGATCCGCGTAGAGAGCCCGGATTATCCCCCACAGATCTACCCCTCCGTGTTCCCTGAAGCGCCTGTCTTCTTTTACGACCACGGCGTTTAGCAGGCCCGGTGGCATGTCCCGGAGGGGTGTCTTGAGGTGGTTGCGCGCCGGATAGATGATGCCTATCACCCGGCGGGTGTCGTCCCCTTTGCCGAGGGAGGCCGAATATATGTAGGTGGGGCCGGTGGAGACTCCGGATGGATCTCCGAGGCGGTCGACCGCACGCATCAGGCCGATGTAGCCACCGGCGGAAAAGCCGGCTGCTGCTGCGAGCAGGGTAAGAAGAAAGAGCAGGAGGCGTCTTGATCTCACCGTTGCTCCGTCCATCGGTCCCTTCGAAGCCCCGGCGTGTCCGCTCGTCGCACCTTTTGGACGGGGCCCGCTCATGGGGCTGGTATATTACAACAGTCTGTTTTCGCATTGGTTGCCCATCGGAGAGCTTGAGGGGTCTTCGCTTTATGGCTGATAACACGGATTTTGAGGGTATCTTCCGCAACGCGGTGGACGTGGTGAGCCGCGAGGAACTCGAGCAGCGCATGCGCGAAAGGCGGTTGCGCGTCAAGCTCGGCATAGATCCCACCGCACCCGACATACACCTCGGGTTCACCGTGGTCCTGCGTAAGCTACGCGCGTTCCAGGACCTCGGTCACACCGCGGTCCTGGTGATAGGCGACTACACGGCGCGCGTGGGCGATCCTTCGGGACGCTCCAAGACCCGCCCCGTCCTCTCGGTCGAGCAGATAGAGCGCAACACCGAAACCTACCTGGATCAGGCATACCTGATCCTCGACCCCGAGCGCACCGAAGTCCGGCGCAACTCGGAGTGGCTGGGCGGGCTCACCATGGCGGATATCATCCACCTGACCCGGGCCGTGACCGTGGCCCGCATCCTGGAGCGTGACGACTTCGCCAGGCGCTACGCCTCCGGCAGCCCGATCTCGCTGACCGAGCTGCTCTACCCGCTCATGCAGGCCTACGACTCCGTCGCCATCGATGCCGACGTCGAACTCGGCGGCACCGACCAGCTCTACAACCTGCTCATGGGACGCCAGATAATGGAGTACTACGGCAAGCGTCCTCAGTGCATCCTCACCGTGCCCCTCCTCGTCGGCACCGACGGCAAGGTCAAGATGAGCAAGTCCGTCGGCAACTACATAGGGGTCACCGATCCACCGGAAGAGATGTTCGGCAAGGTGATGAGCATCCCCGACCAGATCATGGCGGATTACTACCGGCTCTTGCTCGATCGCGAGCCGCCCGAGGCGGAACCCGTCGAGCAGAAGCGCGAGCTCGCCCGCTCCATCGTCCAGCAGTTTCACGGTGAGGAACAGGCCCGATCCGCCGAACACCACTTCGACA from Rubrobacter calidifluminis harbors:
- the pheS gene encoding phenylalanine--tRNA ligase subunit alpha produces the protein MEALERIRKLKSQALEDVARARSTAEAEEARIRHLGRSSGLAGMRRSIGTLPPDERREIGREVNLAVREVESALRERLAELAGAELEERLREEAVDVTLPGVPYPKGHLHPTQRIIDEVVDFFVGLGYRVAEGPEVETDYYNFTALNIPPGHPARSMQDTFFLDEGLVLRTHTSPVQVRTMLSQEPPVYVVVPGRVYRRDSDPTHTPMFHQIEGLAVDRGLSLAHLKGTLAAMARHVFGEGVGIRLRPSYFQFTEPSVELDVSCFVCGGADPDCRVCKGAGWLEMLGAGMVDPAVLEEVGYDSEEYTGFAFGMGPDRMAMVKYGIPDLRLFFEGDLRFLRQF
- the pheT gene encoding phenylalanine--tRNA ligase subunit beta, translating into MRVPLGWLREYVDFELSAEELAELFSLHSQEVEGIDHLGVLDGEVVVGEVVEFGPHPNADRLFVAKVDLGGEEVQIVAGASNPYPGARVPVVLPGSTLAGVGKIRKARLRGLESYGMMMSERELGVSGDHEGILLLDGDFEVGRPLSDYFPVGETVLDIDVMPNRPDLWGMIGVARELSAILRTGFRVSEVDFDTRGDKTAEFTLRVEEPDLCPRYDLRRVSSLTQGRAPVWMRRRIHAAGMRPINGIVDVTNYVMLETGQPIHAFDSSKVRRGIVVRRAGAGERLTLLDGSTRTLDADTLVIADEERPLVVAGVMGAEDAEVGEETSDVLVEVATFDGRSILETSSRLGLRTDASGRFERGLDPNMVDYAMGRVCQLLSGLYGGQVAPDVLRHYPEPVEPWRVPLRLERSALLLGVEVDDREAGEVLEGLGCEVSREQERAFSVMVPTFRRDLRREVDLIEEIGRIVGLERVPEEVPSTNLPGGLSVPQRRLRTLRRLLADLGLAETITYPFGPDLWEEVLGLPGDPVRIQNPLSSEENNLRRSLLPGLLGAAARNRAFGERGGALFEIGKTFELLEVGEREAALRFRFSGESSGGLEEVSLVGVGERSRLGVLMFGSFQPQGWNAPERRAGYFEVRGIAERVVPGALFEPPEGDALPAFLHPGRSAWISSNGSRVGWIGELHPETAENFDLQGMPVAFFEVELSSCDPDPEPRFEPFVNVPAVGRDLAVVVDRGVRVGDMMREIRSLEVPILAGFWLFDVYEGEQVPEGKKSVAFGFSFQGDRTLTDEEVDAELDRIASRLHERFGAEVRGR
- a CDS encoding GNAT family N-acetyltransferase — its product is MRLIRRPRKLTGERVELRHHSRRHYPLYGEWYADEEIWNLTSWAPAPLTRRESERLFRDREASPTEESFAIHVRGEDEPIGIISLVNINRTKGSADLSVMLGPPESRGKGYGPEAIGLLLDHAFGTLRLERVGLSVFEFNERAISAYRKLGFHEDGRMNRAVRRGERLHDAILMSLSKVEWEQRKERGNPEEERGRETP
- a CDS encoding DNA-3-methyladenine glycosylase gives rise to the protein MSLGEPLPADFFDRDPREVAVDIIGFVLAHRSPEGVTSGIIVETEAYRPDDPACHAYRGPTMRNRTIFGPPGLAYVYLSYGMHSMLNVVCEPEGVGSAVLVRALRPLEGKDLMARRRGRSSHLCDGPGRLAQALGIGLHHDGCDLTRGPIVLRPGAPPEGEIVSTTRVGISRGTGLPWRYLLLGDPDVSVHPKVVFERGLVRSDYLAGSGLP
- a CDS encoding transglycosylase domain-containing protein, which produces MDGATVRSRRLLLFLLTLLAAAAGFSAGGYIGLMRAVDRLGDPSGVSTGPTYIYSASLGKGDDTRRVIGIIYPARNHLKTPLRDMPPGLLNAVVVKEDRRFREHGGVDLWGIIRALYADLKAGRTVQGASTITQQYVKNAYLSPAPTLTRKLREALISIEIERHYSKDEILAKYLNTVYFGNNAYGVGAASETYFGKPVKDLTTAEAATLVGLLWSPSTLGSDKEAARKQRDLVLKKMLGAGYITEQDYERALHEPMPERWPSSPPHGSGLEAPMLTRDFAAMVEQELTRRYGTRAVLEGNLSVYTTLDLEDQTSAWDVLYGPSGHLSHPGYPDAALVSLDPRTGDIKAMIGGHGGKSDFNLATQGRRQPGSSFKPFALIAAIEQVISPKREYVSEKKTYHLRKPGGRTEVWKVDNYGGIERGPITLENALWQSDNTVFTDLVTNAKGRGLKDGPEKVVEVAREAGVEADYGRNPGPSVVLGTKETSPLEMAQGYATIANEGRRLKPRAIVRVMREEGKGREKILYDAPASPGGERVIPKDVARKTLSIMIGDVTQGIAREAALPGRQVAGKTGTSENFFDSWFIGSTPQLTTAVWMGYAKGGKTLEGIIGPEAQQIGDAPTPTIIWHDYMQRALQGEPVERFDGVKPPSGSDATDFYGNPLPAR
- the tyrS gene encoding tyrosine--tRNA ligase encodes the protein MADNTDFEGIFRNAVDVVSREELEQRMRERRLRVKLGIDPTAPDIHLGFTVVLRKLRAFQDLGHTAVLVIGDYTARVGDPSGRSKTRPVLSVEQIERNTETYLDQAYLILDPERTEVRRNSEWLGGLTMADIIHLTRAVTVARILERDDFARRYASGSPISLTELLYPLMQAYDSVAIDADVELGGTDQLYNLLMGRQIMEYYGKRPQCILTVPLLVGTDGKVKMSKSVGNYIGVTDPPEEMFGKVMSIPDQIMADYYRLLLDREPPEAEPVEQKRELARSIVQQFHGEEQARSAEHHFDTIVRRGVPEDVPEVFLPDEPQVWIVDLITRAGFARTNGEARRFIRGGAVRLDGEQVTKEDLNIPLDRLQGAVLQVGKRRYARLAAPSEGAGEKFSAGR